The following coding sequences lie in one Treponema sp. OMZ 790 genomic window:
- a CDS encoding CapA family protein, with translation MKKIINSYLILFIAAALFVLNSCNSTGIFKSNLSKNKEDINELILSFSGDIMAHDVNFKMKDYNRIYDDIKDILLNDDLTFGNVETPVCEERPYSTFPSFNIHRDYLKAAIDGGFDVFAFANNHTNDQGIKGIDGTIKSFAALKEEYKDKELFSSGLKNKEDEDFKPVLIEKKDWKILFLSITELVNSHGKSKQRLYYSEPTKSGREKLLLSIKKMREETPCDIFILSLHLNEAEYGLNVLKSKKTWFKALADAGVDIVWAHHPHVLQDWEFAETESNKNVFFMYSMGNFISGQRWKVNYADPAYYREYTGDSIIMQLKLKKIDGILQSEMEAKPVLITNYNEKDAPVIKRFTKEWIETLSEKERVYYLKRLELMKAYLPKLK, from the coding sequence ATGAAAAAAATTATTAACTCTTATTTGATTTTATTTATTGCAGCCGCTCTCTTTGTTTTAAATTCCTGTAATTCCACGGGAATTTTTAAATCAAACTTATCGAAAAATAAAGAAGATATAAACGAGCTTATTTTAAGCTTTTCAGGCGATATCATGGCTCATGATGTCAATTTTAAAATGAAGGACTATAATCGAATTTATGATGATATCAAAGACATCCTTTTAAACGATGACTTGACTTTCGGGAATGTAGAAACTCCGGTTTGTGAAGAAAGGCCTTATTCAACCTTTCCTTCTTTTAATATCCACAGGGATTACCTAAAAGCGGCAATTGACGGGGGATTTGATGTCTTTGCTTTTGCCAATAATCACACCAATGATCAGGGAATTAAAGGAATAGACGGAACTATCAAAAGTTTTGCTGCTTTAAAAGAAGAGTACAAAGATAAAGAACTTTTTTCTTCGGGCTTAAAAAATAAAGAGGATGAGGATTTTAAACCTGTCTTAATAGAAAAAAAAGACTGGAAGATCTTGTTTTTATCCATAACTGAGCTTGTCAACTCTCACGGTAAATCAAAGCAGCGGCTTTATTATTCGGAACCCACAAAGTCAGGAAGAGAAAAACTTCTTTTATCCATAAAAAAAATGAGAGAAGAAACCCCTTGCGATATATTTATTCTTTCTCTTCATCTAAACGAGGCGGAATACGGCCTTAATGTTTTAAAAAGCAAAAAAACATGGTTTAAAGCCCTAGCCGATGCAGGAGTAGATATAGTTTGGGCTCATCATCCCCATGTTTTACAGGATTGGGAATTTGCCGAGACGGAATCTAATAAAAATGTTTTTTTTATGTACTCGATGGGGAATTTTATTTCGGGACAAAGATGGAAGGTAAACTATGCAGATCCTGCATATTACAGGGAATATACGGGCGACTCAATAATAATGCAGTTAAAACTAAAAAAGATTGACGGAATCTTGCAGAGCGAAATGGAAGCAAAGCCTGTTTTGATTACAAACTACAACGAAAAAGACGCTCCGGTTATAAAACGCTTTACAAAAGAATGGATCGAGACCCTCTCAGAAAAAGAAAGGGTCTATTATCTTAAACGCCTTGAACTTATGAAGGCCTATTTACCTAAGCTAAAATAA
- a CDS encoding adenylate/guanylate cyclase domain-containing protein → MVKCIGRVIMQKKVLCILMTVFTMLSAATEISFGNLASSVQTFWSDEKSGLPSNRIMDILQDSTGYIWLASYDGLMRFDGNNYTEFTAEEYGFFGLAPRTLYEDAEGTIWIGTNSTGLYSYKNKQFKEYGLESGLSNLSVRAIKVDRNNVMWVGTAGGLFRRTPDGYFEHIDESDKNIGIVSFIMPVDDKIFVGANIKGLTVIQNGKIINLPYLQEIKDYTFSSAYDDTDGTLWFGTLNGKIIKIKNDSIQEVIEIENLDGTGINRFLRTIDGNMYIATNKGIITLQDKKAEFFSEENGLPNNIVSCLCVDFEENLWAGMERGGLVKFSKGRFVDLASAESLPPSASNSVLEDKDKNIWIAKDDGVVCLKSSSLSKKRSDDIDRLIKMTEGNRVRQIREEADGSLYFSTYSDKGLLIFFKDGSIKSISKKEGLAGNRVRFTMRSSNGLLWIGTTSAPAVYYNGVVTNITEADGLSNLYTLCAMESRKGTIWFGTNGSGAAELNVSISEDRPKIKVERLFTKEEGFNGNIVFRIVEDKDGNIWFCTGDGLILYKDGNFYDANTAICQKTLSVYNALYDSQDNLWLVTPKELILVKAQKFLQAVLNRHPAEGLVRYNRLDGLTGQLSANAWAHVTDKNTVYIPTLKGVAVCDPSYYVTNKHSPPVVIENVILDGHDFDLEENNFTIKAQVKRILFKFTALSFTIPERVRFEYKLEGYDEEWKSSGTTREIAYTNLSPGQYVFRVRAANNDGIINENGTGIEFYKEPFFYQTIWFYLVLTLFIGSLVFSVVQIRIRSLKRRAKELDKKVKEKTKELAEEKEKSDKLLRNTLPLPIIDELIETGTSKPKVYSAVSVLFADLVNFTKWSSTNSPETVISELNNIFTHFDRIMDKFGCERIKTLGDGYMACCGFRGEEDHAFRLVDAAIEMLSVLESINKKNKSYFQVKIGIDSGKITGGIVGVHKYVFDIFGDVVNTTFRLESATAPMACTVSEKTAEIIGDRYSLFKRPVRELKGKGNVTSYYVRYKNTDTIKDFAELKDLYEKLMQAFKAKDFDGCRNLVNLFDTTVLEPEMANNIRQIERVLPAD, encoded by the coding sequence ATGGTTAAGTGTATTGGACGGGTAATTATGCAAAAAAAAGTATTATGTATTTTGATGACTGTTTTTACAATGCTTTCGGCAGCAACCGAAATTTCTTTTGGCAATTTGGCTTCATCGGTACAAACATTTTGGTCTGACGAAAAAAGCGGATTACCGTCAAACAGGATAATGGATATTTTGCAGGACAGTACCGGTTATATCTGGCTGGCTTCTTATGACGGCCTTATGAGATTTGACGGAAATAACTATACCGAATTTACTGCTGAGGAATACGGCTTTTTTGGACTTGCTCCGCGTACATTGTATGAGGATGCAGAAGGAACTATTTGGATAGGCACAAATTCTACCGGACTATATTCATATAAAAACAAACAATTTAAAGAATACGGACTTGAAAGCGGTCTTTCCAATCTTTCGGTACGTGCAATCAAAGTAGACAGAAACAATGTGATGTGGGTCGGTACTGCCGGCGGACTATTTCGGCGTACACCTGACGGATATTTTGAACATATAGACGAAAGCGACAAGAATATAGGCATTGTCTCTTTTATTATGCCTGTAGATGATAAAATTTTTGTAGGAGCCAACATAAAAGGTCTTACAGTTATTCAAAACGGCAAAATAATAAACCTTCCGTATTTGCAGGAAATAAAAGATTATACATTTTCGTCAGCTTATGACGATACCGACGGTACTCTTTGGTTCGGTACACTCAATGGAAAAATTATCAAGATAAAAAACGACTCTATACAAGAAGTTATAGAGATAGAAAACCTTGACGGTACCGGTATAAACCGTTTTTTGCGAACCATAGACGGTAATATGTATATTGCCACTAATAAGGGAATTATAACTCTCCAAGACAAAAAGGCCGAATTCTTCTCCGAAGAAAACGGTTTACCTAACAATATTGTCTCTTGTTTATGTGTAGATTTTGAAGAAAACCTTTGGGCAGGTATGGAACGAGGCGGTTTGGTAAAATTCAGCAAGGGGCGTTTTGTCGACCTTGCCAGTGCAGAATCCCTGCCTCCTTCCGCTTCAAATTCCGTTTTGGAAGATAAGGATAAAAATATATGGATAGCCAAGGATGACGGCGTTGTATGTTTAAAAAGCTCTTCACTTTCTAAAAAGCGTTCCGATGACATCGACCGTCTTATTAAAATGACTGAGGGTAACCGTGTCAGGCAAATAAGGGAAGAAGCTGACGGTTCTTTATATTTTTCTACCTATTCGGATAAGGGGCTCCTTATTTTTTTTAAGGACGGCAGCATAAAAAGCATTTCAAAAAAAGAAGGTCTTGCAGGTAATCGGGTTCGCTTTACAATGCGCAGTTCAAACGGTCTTTTGTGGATAGGAACTACATCAGCTCCGGCTGTTTATTATAATGGCGTAGTGACGAATATCACCGAAGCCGACGGTCTATCAAACCTGTATACCCTGTGTGCAATGGAAAGCAGGAAGGGTACTATCTGGTTCGGTACTAATGGAAGCGGTGCAGCGGAACTTAATGTTTCTATTTCTGAAGATAGACCTAAAATTAAAGTGGAGCGCCTTTTTACAAAAGAAGAAGGCTTTAACGGTAATATCGTTTTCCGTATTGTTGAAGACAAGGATGGAAATATATGGTTTTGCACAGGCGACGGTTTAATCCTTTATAAAGACGGAAATTTTTACGATGCAAATACTGCAATATGTCAAAAGACGCTCAGCGTGTACAACGCCCTATACGACAGTCAGGATAACCTTTGGCTTGTAACACCTAAGGAACTTATTTTGGTTAAAGCTCAAAAATTCTTACAGGCCGTCTTAAACAGGCATCCTGCCGAGGGGCTTGTCCGCTATAACAGACTTGACGGTCTTACAGGACAGCTATCGGCAAATGCCTGGGCTCATGTAACCGATAAAAATACCGTATACATTCCGACATTAAAAGGGGTTGCAGTTTGCGATCCGTCTTATTATGTTACAAATAAACATTCTCCTCCTGTCGTTATAGAAAACGTTATTTTGGACGGTCATGATTTTGATTTGGAAGAAAATAACTTTACAATAAAAGCTCAGGTTAAGCGTATTCTTTTTAAATTTACGGCCCTCAGTTTTACCATACCCGAAAGGGTTCGTTTTGAATACAAACTGGAAGGTTACGATGAAGAATGGAAGTCCTCAGGAACAACTCGCGAAATAGCTTACACAAATCTTTCTCCGGGACAATATGTTTTCAGGGTAAGAGCCGCCAATAATGACGGAATTATAAACGAAAACGGTACAGGTATAGAATTTTATAAAGAGCCTTTTTTCTATCAGACAATTTGGTTTTATCTTGTTCTAACTCTTTTTATAGGCAGTCTTGTTTTTTCGGTTGTGCAAATAAGGATTAGATCATTAAAACGAAGGGCTAAGGAGCTTGACAAAAAGGTAAAAGAGAAGACTAAAGAGTTGGCTGAAGAAAAAGAAAAAAGCGATAAACTTTTAAGAAACACCTTACCTCTTCCCATTATAGACGAGTTAATCGAAACCGGAACTTCAAAGCCGAAAGTTTATTCTGCCGTGAGCGTCTTATTTGCCGATCTTGTTAATTTTACAAAATGGTCAAGTACCAACTCACCCGAAACCGTTATTTCTGAGTTAAACAATATATTCACTCATTTTGACCGCATTATGGATAAATTCGGCTGTGAAAGGATTAAGACTTTGGGAGACGGCTACATGGCTTGCTGCGGTTTTAGGGGAGAAGAAGATCACGCTTTTCGTTTGGTAGATGCTGCGATTGAAATGCTCTCTGTGCTTGAATCCATCAACAAAAAAAATAAGTCTTATTTTCAGGTAAAGATAGGCATAGATTCGGGAAAGATAACGGGAGGTATCGTTGGTGTTCATAAGTATGTTTTCGATATTTTCGGAGATGTAGTAAACACTACCTTTAGGCTTGAATCGGCAACGGCCCCCATGGCTTGTACCGTTTCCGAAAAGACGGCTGAAATAATAGGCGATCGCTATTCTCTTTTTAAACGTCCCGTACGGGAGTTAAAAGGAAAGGGAAATGTAACAAGTTACTATGTACGTTATAAAAATACAGATACTATAAAAGATTTTGCAGAACTTAAAGACTTATACGAAAAACTGATGCAGGCTTTTAAGGCAAAAGACTTTGACGGCTGCCGTAATCTGGTTAATCTTTTTGACACAACAGTTTTGGAACCTGAAATGGCGAACAATATTAGGCAGATAGAAAGAGTGCTGCCTGCCGACTAA
- the ppdK gene encoding pyruvate, phosphate dikinase, whose protein sequence is MAKSKYVYFFGRGSAEGNGTMKDVLGGKGAGLAEMTAIGLPVPAGFTITTEVCEEYYKNNRKYPVELKAQVESYLSKLEKITGKKLGDKKDPLLVSVRSGAPVSMPGMMETILNLGLNDQSVQGLAEKTGNLRFALDAYRRFILMYGSTAMNIEREKFDKILDDVKEKRTKKRLGLAQSAKVSDTDVNEPELQEVIDRSKKLYEKEIKAPFPQEPIKQLWGAIGAVFGSWMSDKAVTYRRVENIVGIRGTAVNVMQMVFGNKGDNSGTGVCFTRDPNSGKNDFYGEYLFNAQGEDVVAGIRTPIKLDVFAKKDPAAYKKLCNARKILEKHYKDMQDMEFTVEEGELYMLQCRTGKRLPAAAFQMAVDMVEEKLITKEEAVTRIKASDIEGVFYKALDYSKTSDLKAAHLVDGIPAVPGAACGIICLSAEAAEAAAKDGKKAVLVRHETSPEDVGGMHAAEGILTATGGKTSHAAVVARGWGKCCIVGCEQLRIDYEKKQVTSKGIVLKEGDYITLDGSKGAVYKGELPLITPKPPAAYKKIMEWVDQIRKIKVRTNADTPEDAKIAIGHGAQGIGLCRTEHMFFSDESRIQAIREMIIAENKEAREKALKKLLPYQTKDFEGIFKAMNGYPVTIRLIDPPLHEFVPHDKEGQQKLAEKLNISFASVKNRVDQLTEANPMLGHRGCRLSITYPEILEMQVTAIINAACTVQKKGIAVLPEIMIPLTIDAKEFKILEKRIRAVADDIIEKKAKDKKLKYMVGTMIETPRAALHADRIAEHAEFFSFGTNDLTQMTIGISRDDAGKFLPEYVDENKAGVFKADPFQSLDQEGVGLLVASAIQKGREVKKNLEIGVCGEHGGDLNSVKFFCKAGMDYVSASPLRVPIARLAAAQAEVEASKAKSPAKKTGAKAQVKKAQAKTSLKNTSKK, encoded by the coding sequence ATGGCAAAGTCAAAATACGTGTATTTTTTTGGCAGAGGTAGCGCTGAAGGTAATGGTACAATGAAGGATGTACTGGGAGGCAAGGGTGCCGGTTTGGCCGAAATGACGGCTATAGGGCTTCCTGTTCCTGCGGGGTTTACTATTACAACCGAGGTTTGCGAAGAGTATTATAAAAATAACAGAAAGTATCCTGTCGAACTAAAAGCTCAAGTCGAATCTTATCTTTCAAAGCTGGAAAAAATTACCGGAAAAAAACTGGGGGACAAAAAAGATCCTCTTTTAGTTTCGGTTAGGTCAGGTGCCCCCGTTTCGATGCCCGGAATGATGGAGACGATTTTAAATTTGGGTCTCAATGATCAATCGGTTCAAGGCTTGGCCGAAAAGACGGGGAATTTGAGGTTTGCTCTGGATGCTTATCGAAGATTTATTTTGATGTACGGTTCTACAGCGATGAATATTGAACGGGAAAAATTCGATAAAATACTTGATGATGTAAAAGAAAAAAGAACAAAAAAACGTCTTGGTCTTGCTCAATCAGCAAAGGTTTCCGATACCGATGTAAATGAGCCCGAATTGCAGGAAGTTATCGATAGATCTAAAAAACTCTACGAAAAAGAGATAAAAGCTCCCTTCCCTCAAGAGCCTATAAAGCAGCTCTGGGGCGCTATCGGAGCCGTATTCGGTTCTTGGATGTCCGATAAGGCCGTTACTTACCGAAGGGTTGAAAACATTGTAGGAATCAGAGGAACTGCTGTAAACGTTATGCAGATGGTATTCGGAAACAAAGGAGATAATTCGGGAACCGGTGTTTGCTTTACGCGCGACCCGAATTCCGGTAAAAACGACTTTTACGGTGAGTATCTTTTTAATGCTCAAGGAGAGGACGTTGTTGCAGGAATAAGAACTCCCATTAAGCTTGATGTGTTTGCTAAAAAAGATCCGGCTGCTTATAAAAAACTTTGCAATGCCCGCAAAATTCTCGAAAAACATTATAAAGATATGCAGGATATGGAATTCACCGTTGAGGAAGGAGAACTATACATGCTCCAATGCCGAACCGGTAAGAGGCTTCCTGCAGCCGCCTTCCAAATGGCTGTAGATATGGTTGAAGAAAAACTTATAACCAAGGAAGAAGCCGTTACCCGTATCAAGGCTTCGGATATTGAAGGTGTTTTTTACAAGGCTTTGGATTATTCTAAGACTTCCGATTTAAAAGCTGCCCACCTTGTTGACGGTATTCCTGCTGTTCCGGGAGCTGCATGCGGTATAATTTGCCTTTCGGCAGAGGCTGCTGAAGCTGCTGCAAAGGACGGGAAAAAAGCCGTTTTAGTCCGCCATGAAACAAGCCCCGAAGATGTAGGCGGTATGCATGCTGCCGAGGGTATTTTAACCGCAACAGGCGGAAAAACAAGCCATGCAGCTGTAGTTGCACGCGGCTGGGGAAAATGCTGTATAGTAGGCTGTGAGCAGTTAAGAATTGATTATGAGAAAAAACAAGTTACATCTAAAGGAATCGTCTTAAAAGAAGGTGATTATATTACCTTGGACGGTTCAAAGGGAGCTGTTTACAAGGGCGAGTTACCCTTGATTACTCCCAAGCCTCCTGCAGCCTATAAAAAAATCATGGAATGGGTTGATCAAATCCGCAAAATAAAGGTAAGAACAAATGCCGATACTCCTGAAGATGCAAAGATTGCTATCGGTCACGGTGCCCAAGGTATAGGCCTTTGCCGAACCGAGCACATGTTCTTTAGCGATGAGAGCAGGATACAGGCAATCCGTGAGATGATTATTGCCGAAAATAAGGAAGCAAGAGAAAAGGCTCTAAAAAAACTTCTTCCTTATCAGACAAAAGACTTTGAAGGTATCTTTAAGGCTATGAACGGCTATCCCGTAACAATCCGCTTGATTGACCCGCCCTTACATGAATTTGTTCCTCATGACAAAGAAGGTCAGCAAAAGTTAGCCGAAAAGCTTAATATAAGTTTTGCAAGCGTTAAAAACCGCGTAGACCAGCTTACCGAAGCAAACCCGATGTTGGGACACAGGGGCTGCCGTTTGAGCATTACCTATCCTGAAATTCTTGAGATGCAGGTTACGGCCATTATCAATGCCGCCTGCACCGTTCAAAAGAAGGGAATTGCAGTTCTACCCGAAATAATGATTCCTCTTACAATCGATGCAAAAGAATTTAAGATTTTGGAGAAGAGGATTCGGGCAGTAGCAGACGATATTATTGAGAAAAAAGCCAAGGATAAAAAGCTTAAGTATATGGTCGGTACTATGATTGAAACTCCCAGAGCCGCTTTACATGCCGACAGAATAGCAGAACATGCAGAATTTTTCTCTTTCGGTACAAACGACCTTACACAGATGACCATAGGTATAAGCCGTGATGATGCCGGAAAATTCTTACCTGAATATGTCGACGAAAATAAGGCCGGAGTATTTAAGGCTGATCCTTTCCAATCCTTGGATCAAGAAGGTGTAGGTCTCTTGGTAGCTTCTGCCATTCAAAAGGGAAGGGAAGTTAAAAAGAATTTGGAAATAGGTGTATGCGGCGAACACGGAGGAGACTTAAATTCGGTTAAGTTTTTCTGTAAGGCAGGAATGGATTATGTTTCAGCCTCACCCTTACGGGTTCCTATAGCAAGACTTGCTGCAGCTCAGGCTGAAGTTGAAGCTTCAAAAGCTAAAAGTCCTGCTAAAAAAACCGGCGCAAAGGCCCAAGTAAAGAAGGCTCAAGCCAAAACTTCTTTAAAGAATACTTCAAAAAAATAA
- a CDS encoding lyase family protein, whose translation METRSIFKNISPIDHRYSLPQGGLYDELSVFLSEEAGIVYCAMAEMALVKAHLKIAEEKKSSLLPKLSSELEKTLDDIALNIDPSEVYEEEHKTQHNIRALVNVLKKKVPEATAPLVHLGATSADILDTAFSMRIRDAVVKVIIPLLKKTEILLCDIAEREAETPQVGRTHGQHAVPITFGYAVSEYVARLGKSILRLEELVKDLRGKFAGAVGAYNAASLIVSDPMKFEKIYLDYLGLKPSEYSHQLVEPEYMLRLLLEANIAFGIIANLADDLRNLQRTEIGEVFEHFSATQVGSSTMPQKRNPWNSEHVKSLWKTFSPRVMSFYMDQISEHQRDLSNSASQRFIADYLTGLSLAFNRMNSILKGLQADRENMLKNLLQGGGRVRGGVMAEPAYILLAECGVSDAHEVIRKITLAAENQKLSFYEALKAEEKVFALVTERLKELNFDKPEEFFANPERYRGLANVKAKALAEKYKSLM comes from the coding sequence ATGGAAACAAGAAGCATTTTTAAAAACATCTCACCGATAGATCATCGTTATTCTCTTCCGCAAGGAGGACTTTATGATGAGCTTTCGGTTTTTTTATCTGAAGAAGCAGGTATCGTTTATTGCGCCATGGCAGAAATGGCCCTTGTAAAGGCCCATCTTAAAATTGCGGAAGAAAAGAAAAGCTCTTTACTTCCTAAGTTGAGCAGCGAGTTGGAAAAAACCTTGGACGATATTGCCTTAAATATAGATCCTTCCGAAGTCTACGAAGAAGAACATAAAACTCAGCACAATATAAGGGCCTTGGTAAATGTCCTAAAGAAAAAGGTACCTGAAGCAACGGCCCCCTTGGTTCACCTTGGGGCTACCAGTGCCGACATCCTTGACACGGCATTTTCTATGAGGATAAGGGATGCTGTCGTAAAGGTGATAATTCCTCTTTTAAAGAAAACCGAAATCTTACTTTGCGATATAGCCGAAAGGGAAGCTGAAACACCTCAGGTCGGGCGAACTCACGGTCAGCACGCCGTTCCTATTACCTTCGGTTATGCAGTTTCCGAATATGTAGCCCGCTTAGGTAAGTCTATTTTAAGGCTGGAAGAGCTTGTAAAAGATTTACGCGGAAAATTTGCCGGAGCTGTCGGCGCTTATAATGCGGCTTCTTTAATAGTTTCCGACCCGATGAAATTCGAAAAAATCTATCTTGATTATCTCGGTTTAAAGCCCTCAGAATATTCTCATCAGCTTGTAGAACCCGAATACATGCTCCGCCTCCTTCTTGAAGCAAATATTGCCTTCGGCATAATTGCAAACCTTGCAGACGATTTACGCAATCTGCAAAGAACCGAGATAGGGGAGGTTTTTGAACACTTTAGTGCAACTCAGGTAGGTTCTTCGACCATGCCTCAAAAACGGAACCCTTGGAACTCTGAACACGTAAAAAGCTTGTGGAAGACCTTTTCTCCTCGCGTGATGAGTTTTTATATGGATCAAATCTCTGAGCATCAAAGAGACCTATCTAACTCTGCAAGCCAGAGGTTTATTGCCGATTATTTAACCGGACTTTCCTTGGCCTTTAACCGTATGAATTCCATTTTAAAGGGCTTACAGGCCGATAGAGAAAACATGCTTAAAAACCTTTTACAGGGCGGCGGAAGAGTAAGGGGAGGAGTTATGGCTGAGCCCGCCTACATTCTTTTAGCAGAATGCGGTGTTTCAGATGCTCACGAGGTAATACGCAAAATTACCCTTGCTGCCGAAAATCAAAAGTTAAGTTTTTATGAAGCCTTAAAAGCCGAAGAAAAGGTCTTTGCCCTTGTTACGGAAAGATTAAAGGAACTTAACTTTGATAAGCCCGAAGAGTTTTTTGCAAACCCCGAACGCTACAGAGGCCTTGCAAACGTAAAGGCAAAGGCCTTGGCCGAAAAGTACAAGAGCCTCATGTAA
- a CDS encoding Rpn family recombination-promoting nuclease/putative transposase translates to MKRFEDLTFTDDFMFCKVMQNPKLCTKLIEMILSDTIGKIAYVSVQHSINTYEQAKSVRFDVLVQAENGKFYDVEMQVSNERNIPKRMRFYQAALDISFLDKGNSYNNLNDSFIIFICLFDVIGKNKSVYTFENICIEDKNTSLQDGMKKVIINAEAFKNTEDKELKDFLTYLKTGKANNEFTRGIEEMIQTVKQNEQARQEYRLLSTFEMDIKDNAKRETAKLMKLKNFDTVLIKEITGLSESEIEKL, encoded by the coding sequence ATGAAAAGATTTGAAGATTTAACATTTACGGATGATTTTATGTTTTGTAAAGTTATGCAAAATCCAAAATTGTGTACAAAACTTATTGAAATGATCTTATCCGACACAATAGGTAAAATTGCGTATGTTTCGGTTCAGCACAGTATTAACACCTATGAACAGGCAAAATCCGTACGATTTGATGTTTTGGTGCAAGCAGAAAACGGTAAATTTTATGATGTGGAAATGCAGGTAAGCAATGAAAGGAATATACCTAAAAGAATGAGATTTTACCAAGCGGCCCTGGACATTTCTTTTTTGGATAAAGGAAATTCCTATAATAACTTAAATGACAGCTTTATAATTTTTATCTGTTTATTTGATGTTATAGGTAAAAATAAATCTGTTTATACCTTTGAAAACATTTGTATAGAGGACAAAAATACATCTTTACAAGACGGAATGAAAAAGGTTATAATAAATGCAGAAGCTTTTAAAAACACTGAGGACAAAGAATTAAAAGATTTTTTAACATACCTTAAAACAGGTAAAGCGAATAATGAATTTACAAGGGGGATAGAAGAAATGATACAAACAGTAAAACAAAACGAACAGGCAAGACAAGAATACAGATTATTATCTACTTTTGAAATGGATATTAAGGACAATGCAAAAAGGGAAACCGCAAAACTTATGAAGTTAAAAAACTTTGATACAGTCTTAATTAAAGAAATAACAGGACTTTCCGAATCCGAAATAGAAAAATTGTAG
- a CDS encoding formylglycine-generating enzyme family protein — protein sequence MKQFKLTAIAVLLSAIMMMILFSTCLNAGQGKGVETNRAVPSDKTYAVGSVRFTMKNIPAVTDGMVGHNDYCDKNKPHAVSLSAYLIGETEVTQELWEAVMGSRPSGFNGTSGKEADPAESQEKRPVENVSWYDCIAFCNELTKKASDLGEAECVYYLKDNAAKVYTIAHANAKKEPGMDMSKKGFRLPTEAEWEWAAKCGVAGKWAGTDEVSKLINYAWYRNNSNDKTHEVKKKAPNGYGLYDMSGNVWEWCWDRDRALPERLPADYAGAGSGSYRIIRGGSWRNGINYVSRACRGNGYPDLRDSDIGLRVAKSKN from the coding sequence ATGAAACAATTTAAATTAACGGCTATAGCAGTATTGCTATCGGCAATTATGATGATGATACTTTTCTCTACCTGTCTCAATGCCGGACAAGGCAAGGGCGTCGAAACAAATCGGGCCGTACCTTCCGATAAAACCTATGCGGTCGGCAGTGTCAGATTTACAATGAAAAACATCCCCGCCGTAACAGACGGTATGGTGGGACATAACGATTACTGCGACAAAAACAAACCTCACGCGGTGAGTTTAAGTGCCTACCTGATAGGCGAAACGGAAGTAACGCAGGAGCTGTGGGAAGCTGTAATGGGCAGTAGACCTAGCGGCTTTAACGGAACTTCCGGTAAAGAAGCCGATCCCGCAGAGAGCCAAGAAAAGCGGCCCGTGGAGAATGTAAGCTGGTATGATTGTATAGCCTTTTGTAATGAACTGACGAAAAAGGCATCCGATTTGGGAGAAGCCGAATGTGTATATTACCTAAAAGATAATGCCGCTAAAGTATACACTATAGCCCATGCAAATGCAAAAAAAGAACCCGGTATGGACATGAGCAAAAAAGGTTTCCGCTTGCCGACAGAGGCTGAATGGGAGTGGGCTGCAAAGTGCGGCGTTGCCGGAAAATGGGCAGGAACCGATGAGGTAAGCAAACTTATAAACTATGCGTGGTACCGCAATAACAGCAATGATAAAACGCACGAAGTCAAGAAAAAAGCGCCTAACGGCTATGGGCTTTACGACATGAGCGGTAATGTTTGGGAATGGTGTTGGGACAGGGATCGGGCTTTACCTGAACGGTTGCCTGCGGACTATGCAGGTGCCGGTTCCGGCTCTTACCGCATCATTCGAGGCGGCAGCTGGCGCAACGGCATTAACTATGTCTCCCGTGCCTGCCGGGGCAACGGCTATCCCGATCTTCGCGACAGCGATATCGGCTTGCGTGTGGCTAAGTCCAAGAATTGA